The window TCCATTTGTGTTTGCTTTAATCTTTAGAAGAATCTCAAGTTTCAGCATGTTTCTTTATTTTGGTTTGCCATCTTAGTTGTAAAGATCCTTTCTGCTACCAATGTCTACCCTTTCAATGTGAACTGATAATCTAGAACAGACTCAGCTGTCACAAGGCAATAGGGTCCTCAtcgtcttatatatatatatatgagaaaacTATACTGACAAATAATTGTGCAAAACTCAATTCAGGTGTCTTGATAAGGCTGCAATTATCTTGCCCGACCAGACTCTAGAGCAGCAACTGCGGAATACATGGAGGCTTTGCAGCGTTGCTGAGGTTGAAGCTACTAAATTTGTAATTCGCAAGTTCCCACTGTGTATGACCTACATTCTTGGTGGGGTTTTGACTTCTTTGTCATACACCTACTTTCTAGAGCAAGCAAAGACTATGAACAATAAGGTCGGGAACCTAAGAATTCCTCTAGCTGTCTTCCTATGGTTCCAATTTGAAGCAAGAGAACAGTTTCAAAAAATATATCACATATTTGTGAATTGGGGATGGGGTTCAGAAGCAAAACCATCAGCTCCTAGAGTGGGAGTTGCAGTATCCATCATTTTGGGGGTATTATGCACTATTACTGCTGCAAAAGTGGAGTCAAGAAGACTCGCTATGGTAAAGATCTATAGTTTAGCAGGCGAGACCGAGGAAAAAATTCCAATGACTGTATTCTGGCTGCTTCCACAGTATCTCCTTCTTGGGGCAGCAGACGGGATGTTTGGAAAGAGCCTGGAGGATTACTACAATAGGCACTTTGAGCCCGAATCTACCTCGTATATGATCAGTGCCGTCAATTTGATGCACGGGTTAGGATGTATAAGCAGCATTTTGATAGTGTATGTAGTGAGTAAGGTTAGTCAGCTGGGAAATAAAGTAAGTTGGTTTCAGGATACGCTGAATAAGAGTCGAGTTGATAAGTATTACTGGACTCTGTCATGGCTATTAGCTATTgcatttgttttgtttgttgtcaTTAGCCTGTGGTATGCTTACAGGCGATCAAAAGAAGAAGCACAAACAGTGTATGTTGAACGAACTGTTGCCTATGTTCGGGGTGAACTAATTTATGGGACGACAATTACAATGGGAAACAGGCGCAGTAACAACATCATTGCCATGCTTCCTTCTTTTGGGTAATGATATGTTCCTAAGGTGTAACACATTGCTGGCTATTGGGTCTCTTGTGCTGTGAGGATGAATGTGATTACGCGACCTGCTGAAGCGCATTCATATCTTCTGTAAACAAAAAGGTGTTTGCACTTTCCTGTATTTCATTTGTCATAACTTTCTTTATAAGCATGTTCCTCTCTGTAAACTTACACTTTTAGCAATGTCATTTTGAAGTCTATTTGAAAGTCATCGAAACGAATACTGCAAGGATTTTTATCTACCCCTTAATTATGTTACTATCTACCCCTTAATTTTACCCAAACTAAGAATGCAAGTGTCAAAACTAggatttcccaccgtcgggatcgtgatggtgcctactcttgaaagctaggcaagccaaccgatACATTACTAACGCATTAATTGTTAACCCAAAcagcaataaaaaaaataaccaaaGATAACCAAATATAAAGTACGGAAGTTTCATAACAGTTTAAAATTCTAAAACAAGGCTACGCcaaatgatctggtatcacaatttcACGAACATCTAAGAGTTTCTACAAacactggtttaaaagaaatacagTTGTTCTCGAAAAGAAAAGAGACAGGAAATCTAAAACAgaaggaaggggactccagggtctgcgaacgccagcagatctacctcgggtctcctgtggattgaaggcagcaacctcgaaCTCCGATCAATATggtccagtaccgggatctgcacggaaagtgcagagtgcagtatcagtacaaccgacccatgtactggtaagtgtcgagcctaacctcggcgaagtagtgacgaggctaagacacgACAAACAacataaacttgtgcagttaaacaatatactaacagaataacaataatagaagctAAACAGAAATTAACGGGAAGGGGGCAACATGCTATGGGGTACCAGAATAAGGAATCACAGTAGTAAAGGAAAGTAAACAATTAGGGCACTTAAaccgataacaacaaataaacacagcaaacagaaaatgcacggcatcaccctttgtgcttttactctcaatcctcaccatgcaatcaataatagaaatgtccatgacatcacccttcgtgctttatcactctttctcaccatatgaataatagaaatgtgcacggcatcacccttcgtgctttatctctcttcctcaccatatgcataaatataaatgtaaatgtgcaaggcatcacccttcgtgctttatcactcttcctcgcCATTTTCATAAAtatgaatgtgcacggcatcaccctttgtgctttatcactcttccttaccataacaacaacagaaacaacaacCCCCCAGCAAGGGCATCACAATCAAACAACtttgtttcatcatttaattttacaatagaaatctcaacttgagccaatacttgCCCAATATCCAAATCAGGAACAACATAGTAAAACTTGTTAACATGAACCATAACTAGCTTAAGCAGGAAGGATACGTATAGAAAAACACAATTGTCACAAGTATAGaactcactcgcatgctatgacccgaaaacgatgtatagatactcgtcatcatgcctatacgtcgtactaaaTAACTAACAAGTATCAAATAGGGCAAACAATACcgaatccctcaagctaaggttagccacaacacttacctcgattccacggccacAATCAAACCTCAATTATCGATGtacctctcgattccacttccaatccgcttgtatttaatcataattaacttaataacatcaataaatgctaaagaactcaATTCCAATGCTTTATTATAGGTTTCCCAaaattttttcccaaaaagtcaaaaatcgaccccaggcccgcttggtcaaaactcgaagttcggaaCAAAACACGATTTCCCATTCACTCCCAAGTTcagatatgcaattggttttggaatccgacctcaaattgaggtctaaatccccaaattttaaaatttctaaattct of the Nicotiana tabacum cultivar K326 chromosome 7, ASM71507v2, whole genome shotgun sequence genome contains:
- the LOC107820163 gene encoding protein NRT1/ PTR FAMILY 5.5-like, whose translation is MGFLTMSTPPVLAKATGTCSGYQPECIGESQRILFYIALALCALGTAGKAVSLRAFLLEQLGENAISPSIWSLQRYALILFKAAAVLGFSYISPWSLWFGVPAICYTVAAFIFLSGSCTYKYVKPEGSPITTLFRVFAASISKLFYRLPTDALQLYNISDPGIQCLPHTNGLRCLDKAAIILPDQTLEQQLRNTWRLCSVAEVEATKFVIRKFPLCMTYILGGVLTSLSYTYFLEQAKTMNNKVGNLRIPLAVFLWFQFEAREQFQKIYHIFVNWGWGSEAKPSAPRVGVAVSIILGVLCTITAAKVESRRLAMVKIYSLAGETEEKIPMTVFWLLPQYLLLGAADGMFGKSLEDYYNRHFEPESTSYMISAVNLMHGLGCISSILIVYVVSKVSQLGNKVSWFQDTLNKSRVDKYYWTLSWLLAIAFVLFVVISLWYAYRRSKEEAQTVYVERTVAYVRGELIYGTTITMGNRRSNNIIAMLPSFG